Proteins from a single region of Pyrus communis chromosome 6, drPyrComm1.1, whole genome shotgun sequence:
- the LOC137737555 gene encoding dihydrolipoyl dehydrogenase 2, chloroplastic-like yields MQASLSLPALSPAVPRPSYVVQSALPLPPSKPINLRFCGLRREALGFSPFGRSDSHRVRLSAPSRSATISASSSSGNGSPPKSFDYDLLIIGAGVGGHGAALHAVEKGLKTAIVEGDVVGGTCVNRGCVPSKALLAVSGRMRELQNEHHLKALGLQVSAAGYDRQGVADHANNLATKIRNSLTNSMNSLGVDILTGVGTILGPQKVQIGSSDKVVTAKDIIIATGSVPFVPKGIEVDGKTVITSDHALKLEFVPEWIAIVGSGYIGLEFSDVYTALGSEVTFIEALDQLMPGFDPEIGKLAQRVLINPRKIDYQTGVFASKITPAKDGKPVTIELIDAKTKEPKDTLEVDAALIATGRAPFTQGLGLENIDVATQRGFIPVDERMRVIDANGKLVPHLFCIGDANGKMMLAHAASAQGISVVEQVTGRDHVLNHLSIPAACFTHPEISMVGLTEPQAREKAEKEGFEVSIAKTSFKANTKALAENEGEGLAKLIYRPDNGEILGVHIFGLHAADLIHEASNAIALGTCIQDIKFAVHAHPTLSEVLDELFKSAKVAHVPSPVSEPVAV; encoded by the exons ATGCaggcctccctctctctccctgccCTCTCGCCAGCCGTCCCCAGGCCAAGCTACGTCGTTCAATCCGCCCTCCCTCTCCCGCCATCCAAGCCTATCAATCTCCGATTCTGCGGCCTCCGCCGCGAGGCCTTGGGATTCTCGCCTTTCGGCCGCTCCGACTCGCACCGCGTCCGCCTCTCTGCTCCTTCGCGCTCTGCCACAATCTCGGCCTCCTCGTCCTCCGGCAATGGCAGCCCTCCCAAGTCGTTCGACTATGACTTGCTCATCATCGGCGCCGGCGTCGGTGGCCACGGTGCCGCTCTCCACGCCGTCGAAAAG GGTTTGAAAACTGCCATAGTGGAGGGAGATGTGGTGGGTGGAACCTGTGTTAACAGGGGATGTGTTCCGTCTAAAGCTCTTCTGGCAGTTAGTGGTCGGATGCGTGAACTTCAGAACGAACATCACCTCAAGGCTTTAGGTTTGCAG GTGTCAGCTGCTGGATATGACAGACAGGGAGTAGCTGATCATGCGAATAATCTTGCAACAAAAATTCGTAATAGTTTGACCAATTCAATGAATTCTCTTGGAGTCGACATTTTGACAGGTGTTGGTACAATTCTG GGCCCTCAAAAGGTGCAAATTGGATCATCTGACAAAGTAGTAACGGCAAAAGATATAATCATTGCCACTGGTTCTGTTCCTTTTGTTCCTAAGGGCATTGAAGTCGATG GGAAGACTGTGATTACAAGTGACCATGCACTCAAATTGGAGTTTGTTCCAGAGTGGATTGCAATTGTTGGAAGTGGTTACATAGGTCTCGAGTTCAGCGATGTTTATACTGCACTTGGGAGTGAG GTTACTTTCATTGAAGCTTTAGATCAGCTTATGCCTGGTTTTGATCCTGAGATTGGGAAGTTAGCCCAGAGGGTTCTAATAAATCCACGAAAGATTGATTATCAAACTGGAGTATTTGCATCCAAG ATCACACCTGCAAAGGATGGGAAACCAGTCACCATTGAACTAATTGATGCAAAGACCAAGGAACCAAAAGATACTCTTGAG GTGGATGCAGCACTAATAGCAACTGGAAGAGCCCCATTCACACAAGGTCTTGGATTGGAGAAT ATTGATGTAGCAACACAACGTGGCTTTATTCCTGTTGATGAGCGCATGCGAGTAATAGATGCAAATGGCAAATTG GTTCCTCACCTATTTTGCATTGGTGATGCTAATGGCAAGATGATGCTTGCTCATGCAGCCAGTGCACAAGGAATTTCAG TGGTTGAACAAGTCACAGGAAGAGACCACGTGCTCAATCATTTGAGCATTCCCGCAGCATGTTTCACACATCCAGAAATCAGTATGGTTGGACTGACAGAG CCTCAAGCAAGAGAGAAAGCTGAAAAGGAGGGATTTGAAGTAAGTATTGCCAAGACCAGTTTCAAGGCTAACACAAAGGCCTTGGCAGAAAATGAAGGAGAGGGACTCGCTAAG TTGATATATAGACCAGATAACGGAGAGATTCTTGGAGTTCATATTTTTGGGTTACATGCCGCAGACCTTATTCACGAGGCATCAAATGCGATAGCATTGGGGACATGCATTCAA